Proteins from one Deltaproteobacteria bacterium genomic window:
- a CDS encoding MBL fold metallo-hydrolase, with amino-acid sequence MSRPEDLYLSSAAPLGTSGSVQVTWLGTAGFAVHHDNHVLLLDPYLTRPSLWRCVAAPLASDAALVQRLIPRADAIILSHTHFDHALDTPEIARHTGARVFGSRSAVHLCRNHGIPEASLQCVERSSTAAPAEAEVGPFRLRFWPSAHSALLFGRVPFPGDITDCGDVSLRTEAYRCGAVFGTEIEVGGRRLFHVGSAELVEQGWRVRNVDLALACVAGWTSTDRYPERLASALSPAAILFHHWDNFLRGLDHDVRALPAMRFASLVERLDRAIPRVPLGTVPLLGSVSV; translated from the coding sequence ATGTCACGACCTGAAGACCTATACTTATCGAGCGCTGCACCGCTCGGCACTTCCGGCTCCGTGCAGGTTACCTGGCTCGGAACCGCCGGCTTTGCGGTTCATCACGACAACCACGTGCTTCTGTTGGATCCGTATCTCACACGCCCTTCGTTGTGGCGTTGCGTGGCGGCGCCGCTGGCTAGCGATGCGGCTTTGGTCCAACGCCTGATACCGCGTGCCGACGCCATCATCCTCTCGCACACGCACTTCGATCACGCGCTCGATACACCCGAGATCGCTCGGCACACCGGGGCGCGCGTTTTCGGATCGCGCTCGGCAGTCCATCTGTGCCGCAATCACGGTATCCCGGAAGCGTCGCTCCAGTGTGTGGAACGATCATCAACCGCAGCGCCCGCCGAAGCCGAAGTCGGGCCGTTTCGTTTGCGCTTTTGGCCGAGCGCCCACTCCGCGTTGCTTTTCGGGCGCGTGCCATTTCCGGGAGACATCACCGATTGTGGCGACGTGTCGCTGCGGACGGAGGCTTACCGATGCGGTGCCGTGTTCGGAACCGAGATCGAGGTCGGCGGGCGGCGATTGTTTCACGTCGGCAGCGCGGAGCTGGTCGAACAGGGTTGGCGCGTGCGCAATGTCGATCTCGCGCTCGCCTGCGTGGCCGGCTGGACCTCGACCGACCGCTATCCCGAACGGCTGGCCTCGGCGCTGTCTCCAGCCGCCATCCTGTTCCATCACTGGGACAACTTCCTGCGTGGCCTCGACCACGACGTTCGTGCCCTCCCAGCTATGCGGTTTGCATCGCTGGTCGAGCGACTCGACCGGGCGATCCCGCGGGTGCCGCTCGGCACTGTTCCCTTGCTTGGCAGCGTCTCGGTGTAA
- a CDS encoding LysR family transcriptional regulator — protein MDMRQVRHLLAVAEHGNVLRAASAIHISQPALSKSIQNLEAELGVQLLDRGPRGVSPTIYGTALLKHARLLLNQGAQAAAEIEAIKAGHLGHLRLGVANFAIHFLPAVLAKLLSSKPGLSFEIVDGTYEGLTALVREGALDAVVSGLPPLHQAEDLVHEELTATEFVHVCRPDYHPFQQAGVPMATLSQARWILPNRPQAIVDLWKLAFRRARVVPPKPVLQSGSMMFIKAMLLEGQFVTVLPRGIVEPEVTAGALQANPLNDPFAMVTEGIIYRAGGVHPPALFALIEAIRAARDESRAGTSTPRARRRPARNHLATSKRHRQRLPAR, from the coding sequence ATGGACATGCGGCAGGTACGCCACCTGCTCGCGGTAGCGGAGCACGGCAACGTGCTGCGCGCTGCGAGCGCCATTCACATCTCTCAGCCGGCGCTGAGCAAGAGCATTCAGAACCTGGAGGCGGAGTTGGGGGTGCAGCTGCTCGATCGCGGCCCGCGCGGCGTCTCGCCGACGATCTACGGCACCGCGCTGCTCAAACACGCCCGGTTACTGCTCAATCAAGGAGCGCAGGCGGCGGCGGAGATCGAAGCGATCAAGGCCGGGCACCTCGGCCACTTGCGCCTCGGGGTCGCGAATTTCGCCATTCACTTCCTCCCCGCCGTGCTGGCGAAACTGCTTTCCTCCAAGCCGGGGCTGTCGTTCGAGATCGTGGACGGCACCTACGAGGGGCTCACGGCGTTGGTGCGCGAGGGAGCACTCGATGCGGTCGTCAGCGGGCTGCCGCCCTTGCACCAGGCGGAGGACTTGGTCCACGAAGAGCTGACGGCCACGGAATTCGTCCACGTCTGCCGGCCAGACTATCACCCGTTTCAACAGGCGGGAGTGCCGATGGCCACGCTCAGCCAGGCGCGTTGGATCCTCCCGAACCGGCCGCAGGCGATTGTCGACCTGTGGAAGCTGGCGTTCCGCCGGGCGCGCGTGGTCCCGCCCAAGCCGGTGCTACAGTCCGGCTCGATGATGTTCATCAAAGCCATGCTGCTGGAGGGGCAGTTCGTGACGGTGCTGCCGCGCGGCATCGTGGAGCCCGAAGTGACTGCCGGCGCGCTGCAGGCCAATCCGCTCAACGACCCCTTCGCGATGGTCACCGAGGGCATCATCTACCGCGCCGGCGGCGTGCATCCCCCGGCGCTCTTCGCGTTGATCGAGGCGATTCGGGCCGCGCGCGATGAGAGCCGTGCGGGCACGAGCACTCCGCGTGCGCGGCGGCGACCGGCCCGCAACCACCTCGCCACCTCCAAGCGTCATCGACAACGCCTGCCAGCACGCTAG
- a CDS encoding AMP-binding protein, with amino-acid sequence MDRTARGEDVRERNELILADLIAVRAEQAPDFDVVTFDGGGLRPHEVRTYADLWMNGNRIAAGLIAKGLNKGDRFGLMMRNHPEFIETMVAASLTGAVFVPIDPRTKGEKLAYTLRNSECRGIVCADYTLAQVAAVRGDLPNLEWVIVLESGEEPDSIPTSDVPGAAPFAPLIDTPERYVTPRVDVPGDPFEIIYTSGTTGDPKGVVCANGRYVGASALGYLMGLQPGDRPYNGLSLTHGNAQIVTLAPSLVMKLRAVFSRRFTKSRLWDVCREHGCTVFNLLGGMATAIYSEPPKPNDADNPVRMVLSGGMPAALWRPFEERFNVKILEAYAAVEGGLAINPIGVGPIGSFGKPPPTLEMKIVDEQGHECPPGVVGELISRPSTGERVEVEYFKNKEASQKKTAGGWLRSGDMCHCDADGWFYFDFRKGGGIRHNGDFVNPGFVEKVIAEHPQVDDVFVYGVPAASGAPGERDVVAAIVPVDVKTFDPTSVFVTCVRGLEPNFVPSYLQVVDEIPKTASEKPQERFLSDRFSPDGPGIHRR; translated from the coding sequence ATGGATCGAACAGCGCGAGGAGAAGACGTGCGAGAGCGAAACGAATTGATTCTGGCGGATCTGATCGCGGTGCGCGCCGAGCAGGCGCCCGACTTCGACGTGGTCACCTTCGACGGCGGCGGGCTGCGGCCGCATGAAGTGCGCACCTACGCCGACCTGTGGATGAACGGCAATCGCATCGCCGCCGGGCTCATCGCCAAGGGGCTGAACAAGGGTGATCGCTTCGGTTTGATGATGCGCAACCACCCGGAGTTCATCGAGACGATGGTGGCGGCGTCGCTCACCGGCGCCGTGTTCGTGCCGATCGATCCGCGCACCAAGGGCGAGAAGCTGGCGTATACGCTGCGCAACTCCGAGTGTCGCGGGATCGTCTGCGCCGACTACACCCTGGCGCAGGTGGCGGCGGTGCGAGGCGATCTGCCGAATCTCGAGTGGGTGATCGTCCTCGAGTCGGGCGAAGAACCCGACAGCATACCCACGTCCGACGTACCGGGGGCGGCGCCGTTCGCGCCGCTGATCGACACGCCGGAGCGCTACGTCACCCCGCGCGTCGACGTTCCCGGGGACCCGTTCGAGATCATCTACACGTCCGGGACGACTGGCGATCCGAAGGGCGTGGTGTGTGCCAACGGACGTTACGTCGGAGCGAGCGCCCTGGGGTATCTGATGGGCTTGCAGCCGGGCGACCGGCCATACAACGGCCTATCGTTGACCCACGGCAACGCCCAGATCGTCACGCTGGCGCCGTCGCTGGTGATGAAGCTCCGCGCCGTGTTCAGTCGCCGCTTCACCAAGTCGCGCCTGTGGGACGTCTGCCGCGAGCACGGCTGCACCGTCTTCAACCTGCTCGGCGGCATGGCCACGGCGATTTACAGCGAGCCGCCCAAGCCCAACGACGCCGACAACCCGGTGCGCATGGTGCTCAGCGGCGGCATGCCGGCGGCCTTGTGGCGCCCCTTCGAGGAGCGTTTCAACGTCAAGATCCTCGAGGCCTACGCGGCGGTCGAGGGTGGGCTCGCCATCAATCCGATCGGAGTCGGCCCGATCGGCAGTTTTGGAAAGCCACCGCCGACGCTCGAGATGAAGATCGTCGATGAGCAGGGCCACGAGTGCCCGCCCGGTGTCGTCGGCGAACTGATCTCGCGACCCAGCACCGGTGAGCGCGTCGAGGTCGAATACTTCAAGAACAAGGAAGCCTCGCAAAAGAAGACCGCGGGCGGCTGGCTGCGCAGCGGCGACATGTGCCATTGCGATGCCGACGGCTGGTTCTACTTCGATTTCCGCAAAGGCGGCGGCATTCGCCACAACGGCGACTTCGTCAACCCGGGCTTCGTCGAGAAGGTCATCGCGGAGCATCCGCAGGTGGATGATGTATTCGTCTACGGCGTGCCGGCGGCCTCCGGGGCCCCGGGCGAACGCGACGTGGTCGCGGCCATCGTGCCCGTCGACGTGAAGACCTTCGATCCCACCAGTGTCTTTGTGACCTGTGTGCGAGGTCTGGAGCCGAACTTCGTTCCTTCGTACTTGCAAGTTGTCGACGAAATTCCGAAGACGGCCTCGGAGAAGCCACAGGAGCGCTTTCTGTCGGATCGTTTTTCGCCCGACGGGCCCGGAATCCATCGTCGATAG
- a CDS encoding respiratory nitrate reductase subunit beta: protein MTAAKESSRPRQVAMVFDLNKCMGCQSCSVACKMLWTRGPGEAQQWWCTTNTMPGRGTPRDWEQMGGGYDADGNVVLGELPSAEDFGGGWQFNKEEVFYGGKGQSVHLTPTTAEGAPPNWGPNWDEDQGAGEFPNAYYFYLPRICNHCTRPACVEACPSGAMYKRAADGIVLRDEDRCRGSRRCMQACPYKKIYFNHVRNVAQHCNLCFPRLEQGVAPACARNCPGRLMFVGMLDDTQDPVHRLVYEWKVALPLHPEFGTEPNVFYVPPLSPHRLRDDRSIDTEAMRIPPAYLESLFGPGVHEALATLRREIERMRTGSSSDLLDTLIAYQWKSLFGPFDKEPAVVDAAREESR, encoded by the coding sequence ATGACCGCTGCGAAAGAATCGTCCCGCCCCCGCCAGGTGGCCATGGTCTTTGACCTGAACAAGTGCATGGGCTGCCAGAGCTGCTCGGTCGCCTGCAAGATGCTGTGGACCCGCGGCCCGGGCGAAGCTCAGCAATGGTGGTGCACCACCAACACCATGCCCGGTCGCGGTACCCCGCGCGACTGGGAACAGATGGGCGGCGGCTATGATGCCGATGGCAACGTGGTGCTCGGTGAGTTGCCCAGCGCCGAGGACTTCGGCGGGGGCTGGCAGTTCAACAAGGAAGAGGTCTTCTACGGCGGCAAGGGCCAGTCCGTGCACCTGACCCCGACCACCGCCGAGGGCGCGCCGCCCAACTGGGGACCCAACTGGGACGAGGACCAAGGCGCCGGCGAGTTTCCGAATGCGTACTACTTCTACCTGCCGCGCATCTGCAATCACTGCACGCGGCCGGCGTGTGTCGAGGCGTGTCCGTCCGGGGCGATGTACAAGCGCGCGGCGGACGGCATCGTGCTGCGCGACGAGGACCGCTGCCGCGGATCGCGCCGCTGCATGCAGGCGTGTCCTTACAAGAAGATCTATTTCAACCACGTGCGCAACGTCGCGCAGCACTGCAACCTCTGCTTCCCGCGGCTGGAGCAAGGCGTTGCACCGGCGTGCGCGCGGAACTGCCCCGGCCGTCTGATGTTCGTCGGGATGCTGGACGACACGCAGGATCCCGTCCATCGCTTGGTCTACGAGTGGAAGGTTGCGCTGCCGCTGCATCCCGAGTTCGGGACCGAGCCCAACGTGTTCTACGTGCCGCCGCTCTCGCCCCACCGGCTGCGCGACGATCGCTCGATCGACACGGAAGCCATGCGCATCCCGCCCGCGTATCTCGAGTCGCTGTTCGGGCCGGGCGTGCACGAGGCGTTGGCGACGCTGCGGCGAGAGATCGAGCGGATGCGCACCGGCAGCAGCTCCGATCTGCTCGATACACTGATCGCCTATCAGTGGAAGTCACTCTTTGGTCCCTTCGACAAAGAACCCGCGGTCGTGGACGCCGCCAGGGAGGAATCACGATGA
- a CDS encoding molybdopterin-dependent oxidoreductase: MKRPSRTNPSEERLRQRIAQEWDEAHFGTHCVNCVPGDCPVYVLVKNGKVVREEAAGVREQVEPGVPDMNPMICQKGLAWSLEMEAPERIKYPLRRAGERGEGRWERISWDEALTEIADAMLDAIVEIGPESIVHELSPQIAATGASSRFMGVLGGLVLDVNATINDFHTGYMQTFGKSSFAHSNDDTFHSDVIVIWHSNPAFTNIPWFHYMTEARYRGAEIFLVSTDVSPTHSHVDYHIPVRHGTDAALALAACQVVIAEGLLNWRFAAEQTDLSLLVRTDTGQFLRQSHLEPSGRDDRFFHGHPDQGVVPADPANLRLDFAPLAEATLEVETLDAGRIRVEPLFARLRRMLDAHYTPEQASKICEAHPDAIRLLARKVASRTARLNTGVGICKYYHGDLMSRAILLLFALTGNWGRKGAGIGSWCSFMFDGSSMAMAKTEAGVEAGQLLLAGAQMMRQQLMEQDPTLTGELADREIMRSMGRGMMVPPAFYWYMHAGYRERWNNPAWNDPSMPRDFDQYYREAVKSESWSTAAEIAATTPPRVLLEVGGNTLRRTRGGKNALLRNLWPKLKKVVCVDFRMSQTALYADIVLPATQHYEKTGFGMPTPWPFILAMSHAVVPPYGESRDEWESLGALLKKIGERAKARGLDGFQHRIAGWRRYDELWDIFTYKGALVDGESVAREMLADSVASGNLPPGTTIETFRKQGYSRYNNWAFMALMTANASPFPHNETHAPLRNHIELGHPYPTLTRRAQFLIDHPWYQEAGEDLPVHKEPPAMGGHHPFRLSGGHSRWSIHAMNMTNPLMMETHRGKPFVLINDAVARAKGIEDDAMVRVWNDVGEFVAPARTSPAQRPDGLTIYNGFEGFLFPGGNGSNEVEVGMVKWLHLAEYGHLSHSPVEWQPVPFDRCINVDCARVEGDADSAKHVAG; this comes from the coding sequence ATGAAGCGCCCGAGTCGCACCAACCCGAGCGAGGAACGCCTGCGCCAACGCATCGCACAGGAGTGGGACGAGGCCCATTTCGGAACCCATTGCGTCAACTGTGTACCCGGCGACTGCCCGGTCTACGTCCTGGTGAAGAACGGCAAGGTCGTGCGGGAAGAGGCCGCCGGCGTGCGCGAACAGGTCGAGCCCGGCGTCCCCGACATGAATCCGATGATCTGCCAGAAGGGTCTGGCGTGGAGTCTGGAGATGGAGGCTCCGGAGCGCATCAAGTATCCGCTGCGTCGCGCCGGCGAGCGCGGCGAAGGGCGCTGGGAGCGCATCTCGTGGGACGAGGCGCTGACCGAGATCGCCGATGCGATGCTCGACGCCATCGTGGAGATCGGTCCCGAGTCGATCGTGCACGAGCTGAGTCCACAGATCGCGGCCACCGGCGCCAGTTCGCGATTCATGGGCGTCCTCGGCGGGCTCGTCCTCGACGTCAACGCCACCATCAACGACTTCCACACCGGCTACATGCAGACGTTCGGAAAGTCCTCCTTCGCGCACTCCAACGACGACACCTTCCACTCCGACGTCATTGTGATCTGGCACTCGAACCCAGCGTTCACCAACATCCCGTGGTTCCACTACATGACCGAGGCGCGTTATCGCGGGGCCGAGATCTTTCTGGTCTCCACCGACGTCAGCCCAACCCACAGCCACGTCGACTACCACATCCCGGTCCGCCACGGCACCGACGCCGCGCTGGCGTTGGCCGCCTGCCAGGTGGTCATCGCCGAGGGATTGCTCAACTGGCGGTTCGCGGCCGAACAAACCGATCTCTCGCTGCTGGTTCGCACCGATACGGGACAGTTCCTACGCCAGAGTCATCTCGAACCAAGCGGGCGTGACGACAGGTTCTTTCACGGTCATCCGGACCAGGGCGTGGTCCCGGCCGACCCCGCCAATCTGCGGCTCGACTTCGCACCCCTGGCCGAGGCAACGCTGGAGGTCGAGACCCTCGACGCGGGAAGGATTCGTGTCGAGCCGCTGTTCGCGCGGCTGCGGCGCATGCTCGACGCGCACTACACGCCCGAGCAAGCCAGCAAGATTTGCGAGGCGCACCCCGATGCCATCCGATTGCTAGCGCGCAAGGTGGCGTCGCGAACAGCTCGCCTGAACACGGGCGTGGGCATCTGCAAGTACTACCACGGCGACCTGATGAGCCGCGCCATCCTGCTGCTGTTCGCCCTGACCGGCAACTGGGGCCGAAAGGGCGCCGGCATCGGGAGCTGGTGTTCGTTCATGTTCGACGGCAGCTCGATGGCGATGGCCAAGACCGAGGCCGGCGTCGAGGCCGGACAGCTGCTGCTCGCCGGGGCGCAGATGATGCGCCAGCAACTGATGGAGCAGGACCCGACCTTGACCGGCGAGTTGGCCGACCGCGAGATCATGCGCAGCATGGGCAGGGGCATGATGGTCCCGCCGGCGTTCTACTGGTACATGCACGCCGGCTATCGCGAGCGCTGGAACAATCCCGCGTGGAACGATCCCAGCATGCCGCGCGACTTCGACCAGTACTACCGGGAGGCAGTGAAGTCGGAGTCTTGGAGCACAGCGGCCGAGATCGCTGCCACCACGCCGCCGCGCGTGCTGCTCGAAGTCGGCGGCAACACGCTGCGGCGGACGCGCGGCGGCAAGAACGCGCTGCTGCGCAATCTCTGGCCGAAGCTCAAGAAGGTCGTGTGCGTCGACTTCCGTATGTCACAGACGGCGCTGTACGCCGACATCGTGCTACCCGCCACCCAGCACTACGAAAAGACCGGCTTCGGCATGCCGACGCCGTGGCCATTCATCCTGGCGATGTCGCATGCCGTAGTGCCGCCCTATGGAGAGTCGCGCGACGAGTGGGAATCGCTGGGTGCGTTGCTGAAGAAGATCGGCGAGCGCGCCAAGGCGCGCGGCCTCGATGGCTTCCAGCACCGCATTGCGGGCTGGCGCCGCTACGACGAGTTGTGGGACATCTTCACCTACAAGGGAGCCCTCGTTGACGGCGAGAGCGTCGCCCGCGAGATGCTGGCCGACTCGGTTGCCTCGGGCAACTTGCCTCCCGGCACCACCATCGAGACCTTCCGCAAGCAGGGTTACAGCCGGTACAATAACTGGGCCTTCATGGCGTTGATGACGGCGAACGCATCGCCGTTCCCGCACAACGAGACGCACGCGCCGCTGCGCAACCACATCGAGCTCGGACACCCCTATCCGACGCTCACGCGGCGCGCCCAGTTCCTGATCGATCACCCGTGGTACCAGGAAGCAGGCGAAGACTTGCCCGTCCACAAGGAACCGCCCGCGATGGGCGGTCACCATCCGTTTCGTCTCTCCGGCGGCCACTCGCGCTGGAGCATCCATGCCATGAACATGACCAACCCGTTGATGATGGAAACGCATCGCGGTAAGCCGTTCGTGCTCATCAACGACGCCGTTGCCCGCGCCAAAGGCATCGAGGACGATGCCATGGTGCGCGTCTGGAACGACGTCGGCGAGTTCGTGGCCCCGGCTCGCACCAGCCCGGCGCAGCGCCCGGACGGTCTCACCATCTACAACGGCTTCGAGGGCTTCCTGTTCCCCGGAGGCAACGGCTCCAACGAAGTCGAAGTGGGCATGGTGAAGTGGTTGCACCTGGCGGAGTACGGTCACCTTTCCCACAGCCCCGTCGAGTGGCAGCCCGTACCCTTCGACCGCTGTATCAATGTTGACTGCGCGCGCGTCGAGGGCGATGCGGATTCCGCGAAACACGTTGCAGGTTAG
- a CDS encoding thiolase family protein has translation MRMNAIVAGVGMSRFGKHVDIGLKALGAEVVQAALEDSGLTAADIEAAYVGNAMAGIITGQECVRGQVILRSIGIGRIPVINVENACGSGSTAFQQACAMVSTGCYDVVLAAGVEKLYHPDKQRTFMALRGGMDIEELEAMLAVLHANASGSGAASESSGGGDKRSVAMDFYAGVARAHMHQYGTTVRQLAGVSAKNSFHGSLNPRAQFREVLTVDEVLAAPMIDEPLTRPMCSPIGDGAAAAIVVSQRKARELGLDRPVRVAASVLHSGWDHEPGELDSATLCAKEAYEEAGLGPEDLGAIELHDASAIGELIAYESLGLCKKGESGKLIDDGVTKLGGRLPVNTSGGLLRKGHPVGATGIAQIVELTEQLQGRCGKRQVEGAKAALAHNGGGVVGREAASMCVTILVR, from the coding sequence ATGCGCATGAATGCGATCGTGGCCGGCGTCGGCATGAGCCGATTCGGAAAGCACGTCGACATCGGGCTCAAGGCGTTGGGCGCGGAAGTGGTTCAGGCCGCACTCGAGGATTCCGGTCTCACCGCGGCGGATATCGAAGCGGCCTACGTCGGCAACGCAATGGCCGGCATTATTACCGGGCAGGAATGCGTGCGCGGCCAGGTGATCCTGCGTTCGATCGGCATCGGCCGCATTCCCGTCATCAACGTCGAGAACGCCTGCGGCAGCGGCTCCACTGCGTTTCAGCAGGCATGCGCGATGGTCTCGACCGGTTGCTACGACGTGGTGCTCGCGGCCGGCGTGGAGAAGCTCTACCATCCCGACAAGCAGCGGACCTTCATGGCGCTGCGCGGCGGAATGGACATCGAGGAGTTGGAGGCGATGCTGGCCGTTCTGCATGCAAACGCGTCGGGCAGTGGAGCGGCATCCGAGAGCAGCGGCGGCGGTGACAAGCGTTCCGTCGCCATGGACTTCTACGCCGGCGTCGCGCGCGCCCACATGCATCAATACGGCACGACCGTGCGGCAACTTGCCGGCGTCTCCGCCAAGAATTCTTTCCACGGCAGCCTCAACCCGCGCGCCCAGTTCCGCGAAGTGTTGACCGTCGATGAGGTGCTCGCCGCACCGATGATCGACGAGCCGCTCACCCGACCGATGTGCTCGCCGATCGGCGACGGTGCCGCGGCCGCGATAGTGGTGAGCCAGCGCAAGGCGCGCGAGCTCGGTCTCGATCGCCCGGTACGCGTGGCCGCCAGCGTCCTGCATTCCGGGTGGGACCATGAGCCCGGGGAGCTTGACTCTGCCACGCTCTGCGCGAAAGAAGCCTACGAGGAGGCCGGCCTCGGGCCCGAGGATCTGGGAGCCATCGAGCTCCACGACGCTTCGGCCATCGGCGAGCTGATCGCCTACGAGTCGCTCGGTCTGTGCAAGAAAGGTGAATCGGGAAAACTGATCGACGACGGCGTCACCAAGCTCGGCGGCCGGCTGCCGGTGAACACCTCCGGCGGCCTGCTGCGCAAGGGACACCCGGTGGGGGCGACCGGCATCGCCCAGATCGTCGAGCTCACCGAGCAGCTGCAAGGCCGGTGCGGCAAGCGCCAGGTCGAGGGCGCGAAAGCCGCGTTGGCGCACAACGGCGGCGGGGTCGTGGGAAGAGAAGCAGCCTCGATGTGCGTCACAATTCTCGTCCGCTAG
- a CDS encoding sigma-54-dependent Fis family transcriptional regulator has product MPGHKVLIVDDEAGVRFGLRGFLVTNGYSVEEAATCAEAEAGFRASRPDAAILDYQLPDGNALDLLPLLKKIDPTVPLLILTGHGSIDLAVRAIKEGAEHFLTKPVELPALLVMLQRMFDNQRTRRHQLAGRARDQRAVADPFLGTSPAIRELAEQARRVLASDSPVLIQGETGAGKGVLARWLHSNGPRADEAFVDLNCAGLAREFLDSELFGHEKGAFTGAVAVKPGLLEAAHRGTVFLDEIGDMELQVQPKLLKVLEEKQFRRMGSITDRHVDVRLISSTHQDLQQRIQSGAFRGDLYFRIGALPLLVPPLRLRRNDVPLLARALLTTIAADLGRRDLALSAEAESALCAYDWPGNIRELRNVLERAVLLSDHTQLTGADLRFEFAGVSRGLGPAADLTLEELERQHIQRVLADEGGHVARTAARLGIPRSSLYSRLRKFQIDVDK; this is encoded by the coding sequence GTGCCTGGGCACAAGGTCCTGATCGTCGACGACGAAGCCGGCGTGCGCTTCGGCCTGCGCGGGTTTCTCGTCACCAATGGCTACAGCGTGGAGGAGGCCGCCACCTGCGCCGAGGCCGAGGCCGGCTTTCGCGCCTCGCGGCCGGACGCGGCCATCCTCGACTACCAACTGCCCGACGGCAATGCGCTCGATCTGCTGCCTCTGCTCAAGAAGATTGATCCGACCGTGCCCCTGCTGATCCTCACCGGCCACGGCTCTATCGACCTGGCGGTGCGCGCGATCAAGGAAGGGGCCGAACACTTCCTCACCAAGCCGGTCGAGTTGCCGGCACTGCTGGTGATGTTGCAACGTATGTTCGACAACCAACGCACGCGCCGCCACCAACTGGCGGGCCGGGCGCGCGACCAGCGCGCGGTTGCCGATCCATTTCTCGGCACCAGCCCGGCCATCCGCGAGCTGGCCGAGCAGGCCCGGCGCGTGCTCGCCAGCGACAGTCCGGTGCTTATACAAGGCGAGACCGGTGCCGGCAAAGGCGTGCTGGCGCGCTGGCTGCACAGCAACGGGCCGCGCGCCGACGAGGCTTTCGTCGATCTCAATTGCGCCGGCCTAGCCCGGGAGTTCCTGGATTCCGAGCTCTTCGGCCACGAGAAAGGCGCGTTCACCGGCGCCGTCGCCGTCAAGCCCGGCCTACTCGAAGCCGCGCACCGCGGCACGGTCTTTCTCGACGAGATCGGCGACATGGAGCTGCAGGTACAGCCCAAGCTGCTCAAGGTGCTCGAGGAAAAGCAGTTCCGCCGCATGGGCAGCATCACCGATCGGCACGTGGACGTGCGCCTGATCAGCTCCACCCATCAGGACTTGCAGCAGCGCATTCAGAGCGGCGCGTTTCGCGGCGATCTGTATTTTCGCATCGGCGCCCTCCCGTTGCTGGTCCCGCCCCTGCGCCTGCGCCGCAATGACGTTCCGCTGCTGGCGCGGGCGCTGCTCACCACCATTGCCGCCGACCTCGGGCGGCGCGACCTGGCACTGTCGGCCGAGGCCGAGTCCGCACTGTGCGCCTACGACTGGCCCGGCAACATTCGCGAGCTGCGCAATGTACTCGAACGCGCCGTGTTGTTGAGCGATCATACTCAGCTGACCGGCGCCGATCTGCGCTTCGAGTTTGCCGGCGTCAGCCGCGGGCTCGGCCCCGCCGCCGACCTCACCTTGGAAGAGCTCGAGCGCCAGCACATCCAACGCGTTTTGGCGGACGAGGGTGGCCACGTCGCCCGTACCGCCGCCCGCCTCGGCATCCCGCGTAGCTCGCTTTACTCCCGCCTACGCAAGTTCCAGATCGATGTCGACAAGTGA
- a CDS encoding LysR family transcriptional regulator, with protein sequence MNPRHIEFVVAVADHRSFTRAAEAVHVSQPSLSHAIAEIEETLGTPLFQRLGRSVSLTSAGEAFVESARLVLRDLAVLYACVKSVEELRAGTLEVAAPHASAAELLARLVGEFRSHHPGVKVRIQTSENLHDIERFVRTGRCELALTLEAVEPPLLAEVIGREEHVVIFPPGTKLKRRPLKHADLAGLSMIVPTGVYEYYGGLALQIASASEAPMVAVETESRQALIPLVLAGAGFTFLPRALAEGATRQGVVMAELDPPMRRDIRLVTRPGPLSPAAKVFVSLARASTTPGARK encoded by the coding sequence ATGAACCCGCGCCACATCGAGTTTGTCGTTGCGGTTGCCGACCACCGGAGCTTCACGCGGGCAGCTGAGGCCGTGCACGTGTCGCAACCATCACTGTCGCACGCGATCGCCGAGATCGAGGAGACGCTCGGCACACCATTGTTCCAGCGCTTGGGACGCTCGGTGTCGCTGACCTCGGCCGGCGAGGCCTTTGTGGAATCGGCGCGGCTGGTGCTGCGCGACCTGGCCGTGCTCTACGCCTGCGTGAAGTCGGTGGAAGAGCTGCGGGCGGGTACGCTGGAGGTAGCGGCGCCGCATGCCTCGGCCGCGGAACTGCTGGCGCGCCTGGTGGGCGAGTTCCGCTCTCACCACCCGGGCGTCAAAGTCCGCATCCAGACTTCGGAGAACTTGCACGACATCGAACGCTTCGTTCGCACCGGCCGCTGCGAGCTGGCGCTGACGCTGGAGGCAGTGGAACCGCCGTTGCTCGCCGAGGTGATCGGCCGTGAGGAGCACGTCGTCATCTTTCCTCCGGGCACAAAGCTGAAGCGCCGCCCGCTCAAGCACGCCGACCTCGCCGGCCTGTCGATGATCGTTCCGACCGGCGTCTACGAATACTACGGTGGGCTAGCGCTGCAGATTGCATCGGCGAGCGAGGCTCCGATGGTTGCGGTCGAGACCGAATCGCGCCAAGCCTTGATTCCGCTGGTGCTGGCGGGTGCCGGCTTTACCTTCCTGCCGCGGGCACTGGCCGAAGGTGCCACACGCCAGGGCGTGGTCATGGCGGAACTCGATCCGCCCATGCGGCGCGACATCCGGCTCGTCACTCGGCCCGGCCCGTTGTCGCCGGCAGCCAAGGTGTTCGTCAGCTTGGCCCGCGCCAGCACCACCCCGGGCGCGAGAAAGTGA